A stretch of the Bacillus sp. FJAT-18017 genome encodes the following:
- a CDS encoding WXG100 family type VII secretion target codes for MNKLKVDIAQLEKTASKLTQQAKDCEAIYNQLVTLTGSTGSAWEGEDSLAFVAQIKGPLDDLHKMQSTMKEYAEFLQYSSKTYRDAQQDIIAAAKSL; via the coding sequence ATGAACAAGTTAAAGGTAGACATTGCTCAGTTGGAAAAAACAGCATCCAAACTTACTCAACAAGCAAAGGATTGCGAAGCTATTTATAACCAATTGGTTACTCTAACTGGAAGTACGGGCTCCGCCTGGGAAGGTGAAGATAGTCTTGCCTTTGTTGCCCAAATAAAAGGCCCCCTCGATGACCTTCACAAAATGCAATCGACAATGAAGGAGTATGCCGAGTTTTTACAGTATAGTTCCAAAACGTATCGCGATGCTCAGCAAGATATCATCGCTGCAGCTAAAAGCTTATAA
- a CDS encoding DUF6366 family protein, producing the protein MQDNKETPEQKRERLRQEELKRNPMGNMNDAFNRSNNGSLVDLVGSLGWKGTGILILVIIIGFILASLFFK; encoded by the coding sequence ATGCAAGATAACAAAGAAACTCCTGAGCAAAAGAGAGAGAGATTAAGACAAGAAGAACTGAAAAGAAATCCAATGGGTAATATGAACGATGCTTTTAATAGATCAAACAATGGAAGTCTTGTGGATTTAGTAGGCAGTTTGGGTTGGAAAGGCACGGGGATACTTATTCTTGTAATCATAATCGGATTTATTCTCGCATCACTCTTCTTTAAGTAA
- a CDS encoding LURP-one-related/scramblase family protein yields the protein MKQLFIKQKVFSLSGKFTVKDQQERDVYYVEGSFMKIPKTFSIMNTARDEVALITKKMFSFLPQFLVEVNGREVLTIKKEFSFFKARYTIDAAGIEVQGNWWDMDFQILQHGEVVGQVSKEWFTWGDSYKVQIVNEEMEAVIIALVVAIDCVKADQAAASSASTT from the coding sequence ATGAAGCAGCTTTTTATAAAGCAGAAGGTGTTCAGCCTAAGCGGCAAATTTACTGTAAAAGATCAGCAGGAGAGGGATGTGTACTATGTGGAGGGAAGTTTTATGAAAATACCCAAGACTTTCTCCATCATGAATACTGCAAGAGATGAAGTTGCACTCATTACGAAAAAGATGTTCAGCTTTTTGCCTCAGTTTCTTGTTGAAGTGAATGGCCGAGAGGTGTTAACCATTAAAAAGGAATTTTCCTTCTTTAAGGCACGCTATACGATTGATGCGGCAGGAATTGAAGTTCAGGGGAATTGGTGGGACATGGATTTTCAAATTCTGCAGCATGGCGAGGTCGTCGGCCAAGTAAGCAAAGAATGGTTTACCTGGGGCGATAGCTACAAGGTCCAAATTGTCAACGAAGAAATGGAAGCCGTCATTATTGCCCTCGTTGTCGCAATTGATTGTGTGAAGGCTGACCAGGCAGCTGCATCATCAGCATCGACGACTTAA